One Candidatus Methylomirabilota bacterium DNA segment encodes these proteins:
- a CDS encoding DMT family transporter, which produces MSGAALALVLSAAVLHSGWNALSKRGRDPLCFLWSAGTLATVFCLPLGVRVLLADGLPASALPYVFATIVLHAVYFYALGRSYRSGEFSLVYPIARGFGVALVPIFALLLLDERLSPLGTAGIALVVVGIVGLQLTSRGWTGIVAQLSHVGPGTWWALFTGVMTASYSLVDKAGVAYLHPVPYIALMFLGMNLLLLPVILADTAALRREWAANWRTILVASVLTATAYLLVLFAFRLSKAGYVVATREVSIVLSALIGSLWLKEGALGPRLAGAVVVLAGVACVALAR; this is translated from the coding sequence ATGTCCGGCGCCGCGCTGGCCCTCGTCCTCAGCGCGGCCGTCCTGCACTCGGGCTGGAACGCGCTCTCCAAGCGCGGGCGAGACCCGCTGTGCTTTCTCTGGTCGGCCGGCACGCTGGCGACGGTCTTCTGCCTGCCCCTCGGCGTGCGGGTTCTGCTGGCCGACGGCTTGCCCGCCTCCGCGCTGCCCTACGTCTTCGCCACGATCGTCCTGCACGCCGTCTACTTCTACGCGCTGGGACGCTCGTACCGCTCGGGCGAGTTCTCGCTGGTCTATCCGATCGCCCGTGGCTTCGGCGTGGCGCTGGTACCGATCTTCGCGCTGCTGCTCCTGGACGAGCGCCTGTCGCCCCTGGGCACCGCCGGCATCGCCCTGGTCGTGGTGGGCATCGTCGGCCTCCAGCTCACCAGCCGGGGCTGGACGGGGATCGTGGCCCAGCTGAGCCACGTGGGGCCGGGGACGTGGTGGGCGCTGTTCACCGGAGTCATGACCGCGTCGTACTCTCTGGTGGACAAGGCGGGCGTGGCCTACCTCCACCCCGTGCCCTACATCGCGCTCATGTTCCTGGGGATGAATCTCCTGCTGTTGCCGGTGATCCTGGCCGACACCGCCGCCCTCCGGCGGGAGTGGGCCGCGAACTGGCGCACGATCCTGGTCGCGTCCGTGCTGACGGCGACCGCCTACCTGCTCGTCCTCTTCGCCTTCCGCCTCTCCAAGGCCGGCTACGTGGTCGCCACGCGCGAGGTCTCCATCGTGCTCTCGGCGCTCATCGGCAGCCTGTGGTTGAAGGAGGGCGCACTGGGGCCGCGCCTGGCGGGGGCGGTGGTGGTGCTGGCGGGCGTCGCCTGCGTGGCGCTGGCGCGCTAG
- a CDS encoding DUF1259 domain-containing protein produces the protein MTSAVLRHSVLSAVVLVMTATVAPAQPETEWVAVEQALAYKGAVQPGGVFRVGMPRTDLKVTVQGVEVRPGFALGSYAAFRKMSQGAMVMGDLVLLDAEVPKVMSGLLERGLSVTALHNHLNEMSPHVMYMHYSGRGDPVQLAKALREALSASGTPFGAPPAGGGTQGPTIDQPQVEGVLGRTGRVTNGILQVSVGRAERIRENGMELLPAMGVATVLNFQPTGNGKVAITGDFVLIASEVNKVARTLREHGIQVTAVHNHALADTPRLIYMHFWANDDAVKLAQGLRAALDLTNSAKAK, from the coding sequence ATGACGTCAGCAGTCCTTCGTCATTCCGTACTCTCCGCCGTCGTGCTGGTCATGACGGCGACCGTCGCCCCCGCCCAGCCCGAGACTGAGTGGGTGGCGGTCGAGCAGGCGCTTGCTTACAAGGGAGCGGTGCAGCCGGGCGGCGTCTTCCGCGTGGGCATGCCCCGGACCGATCTGAAGGTCACGGTGCAGGGTGTGGAGGTGAGGCCGGGGTTCGCGCTGGGCTCGTATGCGGCGTTCCGAAAGATGAGCCAGGGCGCCATGGTCATGGGCGACTTGGTCCTGCTCGACGCGGAGGTCCCGAAGGTGATGTCCGGGCTCTTGGAGCGTGGGCTCAGCGTCACGGCCCTGCACAATCATCTGAACGAGATGTCGCCGCACGTGATGTACATGCACTACAGCGGCCGGGGCGATCCGGTGCAGTTGGCGAAGGCGCTCCGCGAGGCCCTCAGCGCGAGCGGCACACCCTTTGGCGCCCCGCCGGCGGGGGGCGGCACCCAAGGCCCGACGATCGACCAGCCGCAGGTCGAGGGCGTGCTCGGACGGACCGGCAGGGTCACCAACGGCATTCTTCAGGTGAGCGTTGGCCGGGCCGAGCGCATCAGGGAGAACGGGATGGAACTGTTGCCGGCGATGGGCGTGGCCACGGTGCTCAACTTCCAGCCGACCGGCAACGGCAAGGTGGCGATCACCGGCGATTTCGTGCTGATCGCGTCCGAGGTGAACAAGGTCGCGCGTACGCTGCGAGAGCACGGCATCCAGGTGACGGCGGTTCACAACCATGCGCTCGCGGACACCCCCCGGCTTATTTATATGCACTTCTGGGCGAACGACGATGCCGTGAAGTTGGCGCAGGGGCTCCGGGCGGCGCTCGATCTGACCAACAGCGCGAAGGCCAAGTAG
- a CDS encoding family 16 glycoside hydrolase encodes MSRRELLRVALTVLGAYGLTRPGPALAAPAEIKVPDDIPVERLDFEAKGIEGWTRVDGQWAVEDMAGAPSGKKVLVQRATQNTFNVIVAPPGPYTDVDVSMKFKPISGREDASGGIVFRFSDGKYYVVRANGLEDNFRLYSYDRGRRELASASVKAPALGQWHTIRVVAVGDHMQGWLNGKLLLDHRNARFRAGRVGLWTKADSVTAFDDLSIRGVTGGG; translated from the coding sequence ATGTCGCGACGGGAGCTCTTGAGGGTGGCGCTGACCGTGCTCGGCGCCTACGGCCTCACGCGGCCCGGGCCAGCACTCGCCGCGCCAGCGGAGATCAAGGTGCCGGACGACATTCCCGTCGAGCGCTTGGACTTCGAGGCCAAGGGTATCGAAGGCTGGACAAGGGTAGACGGCCAGTGGGCGGTCGAGGATATGGCCGGTGCGCCGAGCGGCAAGAAGGTCCTCGTGCAGCGCGCGACCCAGAACACGTTCAACGTCATCGTGGCCCCCCCGGGTCCCTACACCGACGTCGACGTGTCCATGAAGTTCAAGCCGATCTCCGGCCGGGAAGACGCCTCGGGCGGCATCGTCTTCCGGTTCAGCGACGGCAAGTATTACGTTGTCCGGGCCAACGGGCTCGAGGACAACTTCCGGCTGTACTCCTACGACCGTGGCCGCCGGGAGCTCGCGAGCGCAAGCGTGAAGGCGCCGGCGCTCGGTCAGTGGCACACGATCCGCGTCGTGGCCGTCGGCGACCACATGCAGGGCTGGCTCAACGGCAAGCTCCTGCTCGACCATCGGAACGCGAGGTTCCGCGCCGGGCGGGTGGGCCTCTGGACGAAGGCGGATTCCGTCACGGCCTTTGACGACCTCTCGATCCGTGGCGTGACCGGAGGCGGGTAA